The following is a genomic window from Neurospora crassa OR74A linkage group III, whole genome shotgun sequence.
CTTTgcatctttcttttcttttcttttctccacTTCATCCTCTATGAAGCTGGTTTTGTGAATTACTTTCTCGTCGATATTCTCTCCCGAACAGGCCACATGTGAAATTCAAGAGGTGGATTCAACAGTACCCTCAGTTTCATGATACTTTACAAATTTCCCTCACGCCACTTGAAACAAATCCAAACAGCATCCGCCTCCTTTGTTGAATCACCAAACAGCATTCATGAGCAGCATTATTCGGCAAACATAAAATTTGCGCAGCGGCAAGATGAggcccgacgacgacgagataGGGTCACCTCTCTTACACGGCCACTTCTCAACAGAACATCTCGAGGTCGGCAGTGACGGAGGAGACTATGGCACGGCTATTACCCCTCTGTACGAGAGTGATTGCGCTACGCCCGGATCCGACATTCAGGAAGGAGTGAGACAGATTGAAGCTGTCTCGAGGACGTGGACCAAGTCTGCTTTGATTGTAGCTTATATGAGGTGTGTTGTGTCCAATCCCGTGTTTTGTTCGACAATTTGGACGAGGATTGCTAACACGGCTTGCTTGAAAGCATCTTTCTCATCGCTTTCACAACGTCACTCGAGGGTCAGGTCACATATGCATTAACGGCTTTCGCTGTTAGCTCCTTCAATAACCACTCTCTGTTGTCGACTGTGTCTGTTGTTCAAAATGTTGTCAATGGTGGGTTGAACTGCAGAGTGACCGAATATCTTTAGGCACAGAGAAACTAACAGTTACCAGCCGTCATCAAACCCCCTATGGCCAAGATCGCCGATGTCTTTGGCCGTCTCGAGGCCTTTGCTATTTCCATCGTCCTTTGCGTACTTGGCTACATCCTCATGGCAGCCTCCAAGAACGTGGAAACCTACGCTTCGGCACAAATCTTCTACGCGGCTGGCTCAACGGGTCTGCAGATTCTCCAGCAGGTCTTCATTGCAGATACCAGCTCTTTCCTCAACCGAGCCCTCTTCTCCAGTCTGCCAGACAGCCCCTTTCTGGTCACGGTTTGGATCGGTCCGCTGATAGCGTCAGCCATTCTGGCATCGACAACCTGGCGATGGGGCTATGGCATGTGGGCGCTCATCCTGCCCGTTGCCTTTCTCCCTTTGGCCTTGAGTCTGTACCTCAACCGCCGGAAAGCTGAAGCACTGGGGATCCTCAAGCCAAAGCACTATCGCAGCAACAATAACCACGgcaccaccaagaccaagatccgccacatcctcctccgcgACCTCGACATCATCGGCACTCTCCTCTTCAGCGCTGGCCTTTCCCTGATCCTGATCCCCTTGACCCTCATCTCCCGCTCCCCCCAGGGCTGGCGCGACCCTAAGCTCCTCCCTATGATTATCCTCGgcaccttcctcctcatcctcttccccctctgGGAATCCCGCCCCAACCTCGCTCCTCACCCCCTTTTGCCCCTGGACCTCCTCAAATCCCGCACTTTCGTCGCCGGCTGCAGCCTAGGGTTCTTCTACTTCATGATCTTCTACATCGCAGTCCAGCCCTACTTCTACTCCTACCTCCTCGTGGCTCTCAACCTCCCCGTCAACCGCGCCGGCCAAATTACCCAGACTTTTAGTTTCGCCTCCACTATCGCCGCCATCCTGGCCTCCCTCGGCATCCGCCAAAGTCGATCCCCACGCCCCCGACcgttcatcatcaccggcgcCTTACTGTACACCTtcgccatcgtcatcctGCTCATGACCCGCACCAAGGGCGTGAGCATCCACTCGCTGTTCTCCGCCCAAGCCGTTCTGGGCGCTGGTGCGGGCCTGATGCACGTCGCTACGCAACTGGCCGTGCAGGCCTCGTGCGGCGATAAACACGCCCACGTCGGCGTCGCCACCGCTGCGTTTCTGACGCTCGTGGAAGTCGGCGCCGCCGTGGGAGCTGCTTTCAGCGGCGTCATCTGGGGCCGACTGATCCCGCGCAAACTCGTCGCTTACCTCCCTGACGCGCTGAAAGGGGAGGCCAAAAAGATCTATGCTagcgtggtggtggcaagGAGTTATCCCTGGGGAAGCGTAGAACGGGAAGCGATTGCCAGAGCGTATCAGGAGACGGTCACGGTGCTTCTAAAGTTTGCGCTGGTGTGGTGCGtgccgctgctggtggtggcgtTGTTTGTTGGCGATTATAGGCTTGGTGAAGGAGGGAAGTGGGAGGTGTGGAATGGGAGGgggctggtggtggggacgggggaggaggagattgatgagcgggcgaggaggatggaggagCGGGTGGAGTGGTGGAGGTTTTGGGTTTGGatggggaaggggagggggtattATAAGAGAATGAGACCTGGGAGGAGGTTGTAAGAGTGAGGGGTTTTTGGTTGCTGTTTTGGATGTTGGATACGGACcgattgttgctgctgttgaatATGGGATTGTGGAAATGGGATATACCAAAGGGAAAGTCAAGGTTGGAGGAATCTTCCAACGTGGAAGTACAGCATTGGATTGATTAGTTAGACAGCGTGTTTGGTCGGTCGGAGGATAGCGATGATACcatgattgattgattgcgGATTTCTTCTTTGTGTATAAAAAGGTTGAGATAGAATTCAAGAACATCAACCTTTCCGTATGGTATACTGGCAACTAAAACAGTGAATATGTGCTACGACTCATCCCGCTCGATGACAGCTAGATAGTAGCCATCCAGGTAGACCTAATCATAAAGTTCAACGGCAAGCTGTCCTCATAAAATAACGATATCCTATCAATAACGCCACAACAATGCATTCCGCGGATTTCCTTGTGTCACTCTCAAGCAACCTCAAACTACCAACAACAATCGTGTCGCCTCTTACTCTTCCATGATCTTCGTCTCAAAATGGAACCCAGCCTTG
Proteins encoded in this region:
- a CDS encoding siderophore iron transporter mirC: MRPDDDEIGSPLLHGHFSTEHLEVGSDGGDYGTAITPLYESDCATPGSDIQEGVRQIEAVSRTWTKSALIVAYMSIFLIAFTTSLEGQVTYALTAFAVSSFNNHSLLSTVSVVQNVVNAVIKPPMAKIADVFGRLEAFAISIVLCVLGYILMAASKNVETYASAQIFYAAGSTGLQILQQVFIADTSSFLNRALFSSLPDSPFLVTVWIGPLIASAILASTTWRWGYGMWALILPVAFLPLALSLYLNRRKAEALGILKPKHYRSNNNHGTTKTKIRHILLRDLDIIGTLLFSAGLSLILIPLTLISRSPQGWRDPKLLPMIILGTFLLILFPLWESRPNLAPHPLLPLDLLKSRTFVAGCSLGFFYFMIFYIAVQPYFYSYLLVALNLPVNRAGQITQTFSFASTIAAILASLGIRQSRSPRPRPFIITGALLYTFAIVILLMTRTKGVSIHSLFSAQAVLGAGAGLMHVATQLAVQASCGDKHAHVGVATAAFLTLVEVGAAVGAAFSGVIWGRLIPRKLVAYLPDALKGEAKKIYASVVVARSYPWGSVEREAIARAYQETVTVLLKFALVWCVPLLVVALFVGDYRLGEGGKWEVWNGRGLVVGTGEEEIDERARRMEERVEWWRFWVWMGKGRGYYKRMRPGRRL